The genomic region GTACTGCACCGGGTGCGGAGCCTGCACTCTCGTGTGTCCCAACGACGCCATAGAGCCTGTTTTTAATCCCCAGCACAAGTTCCTCTTCCACAAGAACCCGGGAGGACACCCGTACCGCAGGGGCGGCAGACGGAACGATCCCCGGGAATCCACGCTTGACCACCTGAAATTCACGCGTATATCGATGCTCACGGACCCGGCACTCGACGCCGGGCGCCACGAGTTCAGGATACGGTCCTATCTCGGGCGCGTTCTGCCGCCGGAGGAGATGCCCTTCAGGGTAAAGGAAGGCAAGCTGGAACTGGCAGGCGGGGGCGTCAGGTTTGTCCCGCCCGTCCGGGAGATATATCCCGTCATGATCGGCAGCATGTCCGTCGGGGCCCTGTCGCCGACGATGTGGGAAGGACTCGCAATGGGGGTGGCGTACCTCAACGAGGTCGACCACATGCCCGTCGTCATGGCGTCCGGGGAAGGCGGCATACCGCCGAGGCTTCTCAAATCAAGGTTCATCAGGTATTTCATCCTCCAGATCGCCTCGGGTTACTTCGGATGGGACGAGATCATCCGGGCGATCCCGGACATGGTCGATGACCCCTGCGCGATAGAGATCAAGTACGGTCAGGGAGCGAAGCCCGGGGACGGCGGGCTCCTCATGGCGGAAAAGGTCACGAAGCTCATATCGGAGATACGGGGCGTGCCGCAGGGTGTGGACCTGCCGTCCCCCCCGACGCACCAGACGAAGTACTCCATCGAGGAGTCGGTGGCGAAGATGATCCAGGCCATGTCCATGGCCTTCGGGTTCAGGGTGCCCGTATACCCCAAGATATCGGGAACGAGGACGGCAAAGGCGGTGCTCAACAACCTGCTGCGCAATCCCTACGCCGGCGGCCTGTCCATAGATGGTGAGGAAGGGGGCACCGGCGCCGCGTACAATGTTTCCCTCGACAAGATGGGGCATCCCATCGCGTCCAACATCCGCGATTGCTATCTTGACCTTTCCCGTCAGGGACGACAGAACGAGCTGCCGCTCATCGCCGCTGGAGGGGTGGGCAAGAAGGGCGGACTCGCGGCCAACGCCGCGGCGCTCATCATGCTGGGGGCGTCGGCGGTGTCCATCGGGAAATACATGATGCAGGCGGCCGCCGGGTGTTTCGGAGACGAGATGAACAGGTGCAACATCTGCAATATCGGCAGGTGTCCCCGGGGTATCACCACCCAGGACCCGAGGCTGTACCGCAGACTGGACCCGGAAAAGGTGGCCGAAAGGGTGGTTGAGGTCTTCCGGTCGCTGGACGTGGAGTTGAGGAAGATCTTTGCGCCGCTCGGCAGGAGCACGGAGTTGCCCATCGGCATGTCCGACGCCCTGTGCGCGGATGACGCGGATATAGCGGAGCGTCTGCGGATAGGCTATGTCTGCTGACGGGAAGAGCGGTTCAGGGAAGCGAGGATAGGGCCATGGCAAAGATCATCGAAGGAAACAGGAACGAGCAGCGCACGAATTCGAGGGTCCTCGACGAGGAGATCCGCGAGGCGATCCGGGAGGGTTCGACAGAGATACACGTCGTGGCGAACGGGCAGCACGGTATCGGGGGCCGCCTGTGGGGTTTCCCGGAACCGGTGACCATCACCGTCGAGGGACCGGTGGGGCAGCGGCTCGGCGGGATGGGAATGTTCGGAACGAAGATAATCGCGAAGGGCAGTGTTTCCGATGACGTGGGGTGGCTCAATTGCGGAGCCGAGATCACGGTCCTCGGTGACGCGGGCAACGGGGCCCACAACGCAGCCGCGCAGGGGAAACTCTATGTCCGCGGTTCCGGCGGGGCCCGCTGCGACACGATGACGAAGCACAACCCCAAATACGACCCTCCCCAGTCCTGGTACTTTCGCGATGTGGGCGACACCTTCGCCGAGTTCAAGGCCGGCGGCATCGCCGTCATCTGCGGCGTCGAGCCCCGCAACAGGAACAACATCATAGGGTACCGTCCCTGCGTGGGAATGGTCGGCGGGATCATCTATTTCCGCGGTCCCATCGAGACCTACAGCGAGTCGGACGTGCGGCTCCTCGAGCTCACGCCCCAGGACTGGCAGTGGCTCAAGACGAACATGAGGCCTTTCCTCAGGACCATAGAGCGCGAGGACCACTACAGGGAGCTGACGAAGGATGCCGGCGCGTGGAGGAAGCTTATTCCACTGACCGCCAGGGAACGGGAGAAGACGAGGCCCTTCGCCGTGTCCCTCGGCGAGTTCCGCAAAGCGATGTGGGAGGCGGGAGTTGGCGGGGGAGGCATATTCGCCGAGTACATCGACCACCCGGGAACGGTCCTTCCCTACATAACGACCGGGCAGGACAGGAGGTTCCGGCCGTCATGGAACAACGGGAAGTACGCTCCGCCATGCGAATACACCTGTCCCAGCGGGATCCCGACATGGCAGCGCACGCGTCTCATCCGCGAAGGAAAGCTGAACGAGGCGCTGGAGTTGGTCCTCAGGTACAGTCCCCTGCCGGCCAGCGTCTGCGGCGAGGTCTGCGCCCACCTGTGCATGCAGGGGTGCACGCGTGCCCTCGTTGACCGGCCCCTCGACACGGAGGAGTTCGGCAAGGCGAGCCTGGAGCTGTCCCTTCCGGAGCGCGACAAGGCGACGGGCAAACGGGTCGCCGTCATCGGAGCCGGTCCGGGCGGACTCTCGGCGGCATGGCAGCTCGCCCTCAAAGGGCACAGCGTAGACCTCTATGAGGCGGAGGAGAAGATCGGCGGGAAGCTGGAATATTTCATTCCGAAGCGGAGACTGCCGCGGCGCATCCTGTCGGCGGAGCTTGGCCGCTTCAGGAAGATAGGTGTGAGTGTGCACACAGGTGTCAGGGTGGACAGGGGGAGGTTCGACGAGATCTATGCCGGGCACGACGCCGTCGTCGTCGCCTGCGGTGCCCACAAGCCCCGCGTGCCGGACATGAAGGGCGCGTCGGACATGGTGCCCGCCTACGATTTCCTCCGCCGGGCGAACACGAAGGAAGCGCCCGACCTCACAGGCAGAAAGGTCGTCGTCATCGGTGCGGGGAACGTGGGCATGGACGTTGCAGCCGAGGCGTTCCGTCTCGGCGCCGCCGCGGTCACCGCCGTCGACATCCAGAGACCGGCCGCCTTCGGAAAGGAACGGGAGATAGCCGAATCCCTGGGGACGAAGGTCCTCTGGCCCCGGTTCGTTTCGTCCTGGTCGGTGAAGAAAGGCAAGATCACTTTCACGGACAGGACATCCATCGAGGCCGATCACGTCGTCATTTCCATCGGGGACACGCCGCTGACGGGTTTCCTGCCCGAGGCCGTCCACGTGAGGAAAGACGGTTGGATAGAGGCGGACGAGGCCGGCCACACGACGGACCCGAAGATCTTCGCCATCGGTGACGCCGTGAGCCCCGGGCTCGTGACGCATGCCATCGGCCACGGAAGACGGGCGGCCCTTGCCGTCGACGCCCTGCTCACCGGGAGGTCTTTCTACAGGACCGAGCCAAGGCCGGTCATTCCCTTCGAGCGGATAAAGACCGCCTACTACGAGGCGTGCAAGGCCGGACCCGTCGAACTCAATGCCGAGGCGAACCGCTGCCTGTCGTGCGCCGTCTGCCGCGACTGCCACATGTGCGAGATTGCGTGCCATTACGGTGCCATATCACGCGTGGAACACGAGGACGGCACTTACGAGTACGTCGTCGACGCCAGCCTCTGCATAGGCTGCGGTTTCTGCGCCGGCGTCTGTCCCTGCGGCATATGGGAGATGGAGGA from Syntrophorhabdus sp. harbors:
- a CDS encoding 4Fe-4S binding protein; amino-acid sequence: MESAVRLDHNHELTVKDLPYIVVWREDRCKRCGRCTAVCPMSAIEPSVVTRREVSSEDASPTPKVTRKTVVVVKQTTDIERYCTGCGACTLVCPNDAIEPVFNPQHKFLFHKNPGGHPYRRGGRRNDPRESTLDHLKFTRISMLTDPALDAGRHEFRIRSYLGRVLPPEEMPFRVKEGKLELAGGGVRFVPPVREIYPVMIGSMSVGALSPTMWEGLAMGVAYLNEVDHMPVVMASGEGGIPPRLLKSRFIRYFILQIASGYFGWDEIIRAIPDMVDDPCAIEIKYGQGAKPGDGGLLMAEKVTKLISEIRGVPQGVDLPSPPTHQTKYSIEESVAKMIQAMSMAFGFRVPVYPKISGTRTAKAVLNNLLRNPYAGGLSIDGEEGGTGAAYNVSLDKMGHPIASNIRDCYLDLSRQGRQNELPLIAAGGVGKKGGLAANAAALIMLGASAVSIGKYMMQAAAGCFGDEMNRCNICNIGRCPRGITTQDPRLYRRLDPEKVAERVVEVFRSLDVELRKIFAPLGRSTELPIGMSDALCADDADIAERLRIGYVC
- a CDS encoding FAD-dependent oxidoreductase, which encodes MAKIIEGNRNEQRTNSRVLDEEIREAIREGSTEIHVVANGQHGIGGRLWGFPEPVTITVEGPVGQRLGGMGMFGTKIIAKGSVSDDVGWLNCGAEITVLGDAGNGAHNAAAQGKLYVRGSGGARCDTMTKHNPKYDPPQSWYFRDVGDTFAEFKAGGIAVICGVEPRNRNNIIGYRPCVGMVGGIIYFRGPIETYSESDVRLLELTPQDWQWLKTNMRPFLRTIEREDHYRELTKDAGAWRKLIPLTAREREKTRPFAVSLGEFRKAMWEAGVGGGGIFAEYIDHPGTVLPYITTGQDRRFRPSWNNGKYAPPCEYTCPSGIPTWQRTRLIREGKLNEALELVLRYSPLPASVCGEVCAHLCMQGCTRALVDRPLDTEEFGKASLELSLPERDKATGKRVAVIGAGPGGLSAAWQLALKGHSVDLYEAEEKIGGKLEYFIPKRRLPRRILSAELGRFRKIGVSVHTGVRVDRGRFDEIYAGHDAVVVACGAHKPRVPDMKGASDMVPAYDFLRRANTKEAPDLTGRKVVVIGAGNVGMDVAAEAFRLGAAAVTAVDIQRPAAFGKEREIAESLGTKVLWPRFVSSWSVKKGKITFTDRTSIEADHVVISIGDTPLTGFLPEAVHVRKDGWIEADEAGHTTDPKIFAIGDAVSPGLVTHAIGHGRRAALAVDALLTGRSFYRTEPRPVIPFERIKTAYYEACKAGPVELNAEANRCLSCAVCRDCHMCEIACHYGAISRVEHEDGTYEYVVDASLCIGCGFCAGVCPCGIWEME